In Oncorhynchus nerka isolate Pitt River linkage group LG21, Oner_Uvic_2.0, whole genome shotgun sequence, the following are encoded in one genomic region:
- the LOC115103741 gene encoding neuroblast differentiation-associated protein AHNAK-like yields the protein MEPKPGHRRGRSLSEGLMLEESEKGGLVVSSVIGGSSGNQGLKEGDEIVGATINFDQLSKDDVLKILKLMDDNGFDEKVQVLTKNNLSKSMGTLDSIKAPEEMLKDSYNRLYNAKINRFMKDDCPGQPAGAGERGSHNGQVKGKGPRPLWGKPKVKGDLKPPVLTMDYPVVETHKVDAPTYLESPDLKFSAPKLKVPKLDVKGAVPDARGGELSLPNANISTSDLSLPHLNGSLNIDAPSVNLERPYLETDIDAIDAPEFDMSLPKDDLKGPDLDLKVIDPLPKVRGDINVPEAELNLPEGVVTGPTLNINAPKLDNERTGKMFKMPKFKMPDLGLSGPSVNVPSLEVGTPNMRIPDKDMPGVNLKGPQLDLQAPDVNLKGSNLDLQAPDVSMMNMPSSKIRVRSSKKLKNPNLDVDDPSGYFELPKVRLSRRVPKGPDLDIDSVLKTKDMHLKTSLIGAPDLNVPDVDLPSVDIKSSKIDLELPDANIGIPSGKIKTPSLGMPDFDISGPRVRTPDLDPSTDEMCLSDVCLPDLSTPDIGITSGKFKLTKPHAELKAPDFNVDAPSGKLKMPKFGFSGQKRPDLGIDADVKTPKLSLKAPKIKGGLDAPDLDLPKVDLKSPKLDANTPDIDIDAPSGKFKVPTFKMPKCTLSGPRGPEVGIDGELDGPDLSLSSSKLKQPDVDVGSPSGKFKMPIFKMPDFGFSGPDVQGPNFEVKNPNLDLSAPKFKGGISHPDLDLTDVDLKCPKLDLNAPDVNFNMPSGKVKVPTLKKPKVDLNAPNLDGPSGNLKMPKFGLSGKMPKSPKLNLKAPKMKGGIHFPDADLKAAKLDMTAPDLDINAPSGKFKMPKFRGLKGPNVDINGAIEGPDLNLSSPKLKGPKADLNIPDADIDSPSGKFKMPTFKMPDLGLSGPKVKGPDLDLSAPQFKGGIRHPDLDLPDVDLKGPKLDLNAPDVNFNMPSGKVKVPTLKKPKVDLNAPDLGIDGPSGHLKMPKFGLSGKMPKSPKLNLKASKMKGGIDFPDLNLPDADLKAAKLDMTAPDLDINAPSGKFKMPKFRGLKGPNVDINGTIEGPDMNLSSPKLKGPKADLNIPDADIDSPSGKFKMPTFKMPDLGLSGPKVKGPDLDLSAPKFKGGISHPDLDLPDVDLKGPKLDLNAPDVNFNMPSGKVKVPTLKKPKVDLNAPDLDIDGPSGKLKMPKFGLSGKMPKSTKLNLKAPKLKGGIDSPDLNLPDADLKAPKLDVNSPDLYINAPSGKFKMPKFKMPKFRGLKRPDVDIDGDLDGPEKDINAPTANLKGPKTGLKMPDLKMPDFGLSGHNLDAPDYDLPDIDLSAPKLKGGISPPDLRLPKDHLRGPKLDLNVPDMPSGRFRVPTIERQNGSIKTPGFDISTPTFKMPEMPKFMLSRPKRPDQDISADIGLKLSKMKGGIGSPDLDLPTVDLEAPKIDVDTPDMNIESPSGNFKMPHHKMPKFSLSGLNGPDAGIDGDIDGPDLSLSAPKVNTGIGSPDLDINVPSGNLNGPQADLNLPDSDIAIQSQKFKLQSFKLPQFGSPNLRAGTDMDFMKTHDISPPKAKVDLKAPDLKVSHPDVSLSLPKADIRGPEYKVSSHSKRRSDIPGGAHLKLQAMDIDTEETLPHTDRKSRKVKGRTSYPIADIDLPKVEYKASGLELRGSDLNDPTGKLNIPKSKTKLGSHTRIPDLDVDSSLASINASVPKLPQPGYGVEVSQTDLNLSRTDLKGNKHHRKAPAGETGRTKRRSPKQSEIVMSMPNCTHGSNPKMSEDQEGYFVTAFPKHVKGDVPDGNGSLKNRHKEESNHRSQTLRSLDFSASNVDLEVPEDENLKGSTFWLSKLI from the exons ATGGAGCCTAAG CCTGGTCACCGTAGGGGAAGGAGCCTCTCTGAGGGGCTGATGCTGGAGGAATCAGAAAAGGGAGGATTGGTCGTCTCCAGCGTTATCGGTGGCTCCTCTGGCAATCAGGGTCTCAAAGAAG GAGATGAAATTGTGGGTGCCACAATCAACTTTGACCAACTGTCGAAAGACGATGTGTTGAAAATACTGAAGCTGATGGATGATAATGGATTTGATGAGAAGGTTCAAGTTCTGACAAAAAATAATTTGAGCAAGAGTATGGGGACCTTGGACAGCATCAAAGCACCAGAGGAG ATGCTGAAGGATTCATATAATAGACTCTACAATGCCAAAATAAATAGGTTCATGAAGGATGACTGCCCTGGACAACCTGCAGGTGCTGGGGAAAGAGGCTCCCATAATGGACAGGTGAAGGGCAAGGGACCGAGACCTCTCTGGGGCAAACCTAAAGTTAAAGGTGACCTCAAACCCCCTGTCCTCACCATGGATTACCCAGTTGTGGAGACACACAAAGTAGATGCTCCTACCTACCTAGAGTCTCCAGACCTCAAATTCTCTGCTCCAAAGTTAAAGGTTCCTAAACTTGATGTCAAAGGAGCGGTACCTGATGCTCGCGGTGGAGAACTTTCATTGCCTAATGCCAACATTAGTACATCAGATCTCTCCCTGCCTCATTTGAATGGGTCACTAAACATTGATGCTCCATCAGTTAACCTGGAAAGGCCATATCTTGAAACTGATATAGATGCTATCGATGCTCCAGAATTTGATATGTCTTTGCCCAAAGATGACCTCAAAGGCCCTGATCTTGACCTGAAAGTTATAGATCCACTTCCCAAAGTTAGAGGAGATATCAATGTCCCGGAAGCAGAGCTCAATCTACCAGAGGGGGTTGTCACTGGACCTACTTTAAATATCAATGCCCCAAAGCTTGATAATGAAAGAACAGGCAAAATGTTCAAAATGCCCAAATTTAAGATGCCTGACTTGGGTCTCTCTGGACCCAGCGTAAATGTACCCAGCCTTGAGGTTGGTACACCAAATATGAGGATCCCAGATAAAGATATGCCAGGAGTTAATCTTAAAGGTCCCCAACTAGACCTACAAGCACCAGATGTTAATCTCAAAGGTTCTAATCTAGACCTGCAAGCCCCAGATGTCAGCATGATGAATATGCCTTCAAGTAAAATCAGAGTCCGGTCCTCCAAGAAACTGAAAAACCCAAACCTTGATGTGGATGATCCCTCTGGTTATTTTGAATTGCCTAAGGTTAGGCTCTCTCGCAGAGTACCAAAAGGGCCAGATTTAGACATTGATTCCGTTTTAAAGACCAAAGACATGCATCTTAAAACCTCTTTGATTGGTGCTCCTGACCTGAATGTCCCTGATGTAGATTTACCTTCAGTAGACATTAAAAGTTCCAAAATAGATCTAGAGTTGCCAGATGCAAACATTGGTATCCCATCTGGGAAGATCAAAACACCAAGTCTTGGTATGCCTGACTTTGATATATCTGGACCAAGAGTTAGGACTCCAGACCTGGACCCCTCAACGGATGAGATGTGTCTATCAGACGTCTGTTTGCCTGACCTCAGTACTCCAGATATCGGCATAACCTCAGGTAAATTCAAACTAACGAAACCACATGCAGAACTCAAAGCTCCTGATTTCAATGTGGATGCCCCCTCTGGTAAACTGAAGATGCCCAAATTTGGCTTCTCTGGCCAAAAAAGACCAGATCTGGGCATTGATGCTGATGTAAAAACACCCAAGCTAAGTCTCAAAGCTCCCAAGATAAAAGGTGGACTTGATGCACCTGACTTGGACTTACCCAAAGTCGACCTGAAATCACCGAAATTAGATGCAAACACTCCAGATATTGACATCGATGCACCTTCAGGAAAATTCAAAGTGCCAACTTTTAAGATGCCTAAATGTACCCTTTCGGGCCCTAGAGGGCCAGAGGTCGGCATTGATGGAGAGTTGGATGGACCAGACCTGAGCTTATCATCTTCCAAATTAAAACAGCCAGATGTGGATGTTGGTAGTCCATCTGGAAAATTCAAGATGCCAATATTTAAAATGCCAGACTTTGGCTTCTCAGGCCCAGATGTTCAAGGGCCTAACTTTGAGGTAAAGAATCCAAACTTGGATCTTTCAGCCCCCAAGTTTAAAGGGGGAATTAGTCACCCAGATTTGGATCTGACAGATGTAGACCTCAAATGCCCCAAATTAGACCTCAATGCACCAGATGTAAACTTTAATATGCCCTCAGGTAAAGTCAAAGTACCTACATTGAAGAAACCAAAGGTTGATCTGAATGCTCCTAATCTGGACGGCCCCTCTGGTAACCTGAAAATGCCCAAATTTGGGCTGTCTGGTAAAATGCCAAAATCTCCCAAATTGAATCTCAAAGCTCCAAAGATGAAGGGGGGAATTCATTTTCCAGACGCTGACCTCAAAGCCGCTAAACTAGATATGACTGCTCCAGATCTTGACATCAATGCACCCTCAGGGAAATTCAAAATGCCTAAATTCAGAGGCCTGAAAGGACCAAATGTTGACATTAATGGCGCTATAGAGGGACCAGATCTGAACTTGTCATCTCCCAAACTCAAGGGTCCCAAAGCAGACCTCAACATTCCAGATGCTGATATTGACAGTCCATCGGGAAAATTCAAAATGCCAACTTTCAAGATGCCAGATTTAGGTTTATCTGGACCAAAAGTTAAGGGGCCCGACTTAGATCTTTCAGCCCCCCAGTTTAAAGGGGGAATTCGTCACCCAGATTTGGATCTGCCAGATGTTGACCTCAAAGGCCCCAAACTAGACCTCAATGCACCAGATGTAAACTTTAATATGCCCTCAGGTAAAGTCAAAGTACCTACATTGAAGAAACCAAAGGTTGATCTTAATGCTCCTGATCTGGGCATTGATGGCCCCTCTGGTCACCTGAAAATGCCCAAATTTGGGCTGTCTGGTAAAATGCCAAAATCTCCCAAATTGAATCTCAAAGCTTCAAAGATGAAGGGGGGAATTGATTTTCCAGACCTGAATTTACCAGATGCTGACCTCAAAGCCGCTAAACTAGACATGACTGCTCCAGATCTTGACATCAATGCACCCTCAGGGAAATTCAAAATGCCTAAATTCAGAGGCCTGAAGGGACCAAATGTTGACATTAATGGCACTATAGAGGGACCAGATATGAACTTGTCATCTCCCAAACTCAAGGGTCCCAAAGCAGACCTCAACATTCCAGATGCTGATATTGACAGTCCATCAGGAAAATTCAAAATGCCAACTTTCAAGATGCCAGATTTAGGTTTATCTGGACCAAAAGTTAAGGGGCCCGACTTAGATCTTTCAGCCCCCAAGTTTAAAGGGGGAATTAGTCACCCAGATTTGGATCTGCCAGATGTTGACCTCAAAGGCCCCAAATTAGACCTCAATGCACCAGATGTAAACTTTAATATGCCTTCCGGTAAAGTCAAAGTACCTACATTGAAGAAACCAAAGGTTGATCTGAATGCTCCTGATCTGGACATTGATGGCCCCTCTGGTAAACTGAAAATGCCCAAATTTGGGCTGTCTGGTAAAATGCCAAAATCCACAAAACTTAATCTCAAAGCCCCAAAGCTAAAGGGGGGAATTGATTCCCCAGACTTGAATTTACCAGATGCTGACCTCAAAGCCCCTAAACTAGATGTGAATAGCCCAGATCTTTACATAAATGCACCCTCTGGGAAATTCAAAATGCCCAAATTTAAAATGCCTAAATTCAGGGGCCTAAAGAGACCAGATGTTGACATTGATGGAGACTTAGACGGCCCAGAAAAAGATATCAATGCCCCCACAGCTAACCTCAAAGGACCCAAAACAGGTCTAAAAATGCCTGATTTGAAGATGCCTGATTTCGGGCTATCTGGGCACAATCTAGATGCACCTGATTATGACTTACCTGATATTGATCTCTCAGCCCCAAAGCTAAAAGGGGGAATCAGCCCCCCAGATTTGAGACTACCTAAGGATCATCTCAGAGGGCCCAAACTAGACCTCAATGTTCCAGATATGCCCTCAGGTAGATTCAGAGTTCCAACCATAGAGAGGCAAAATGGTAGCATCAAAACCCCTGGTTTTGACATCAGCACTCCTACATTCAAAATGCCCGAAATGCCTAAATTTATGTTGTCTAGACCAAAAAGACCAGATCAAGACATAAGTGCTGACATAGGTTTGAAATTGTCAAAGATGAAAGGTGGGATTGGTTCACCGGACCTGGACCTACCTACAGTTGACCTAGAAGCCCCTAAGATAGATGTAGACACTCCAGATATGAACATTGAGTCCCCCTCTGGGAATTTCAAAATGCCCCACCACAAAATGCCTAAATTCAGCCTTTCTGGTCTGAATGGTCCAGATGCTGGAATAGATGGAGACATTGATGGACCGGACCTGAGCTTGTCAGCCCCGAAAGTAAACACAGGGATCGGTAGTCCAGATTTAGACATAAATGTTCCCTCTGGAAATCTCAACGGCCCCCAAGCTGATCTCAATTTGCCAGACAGTGACATTGCTATACAATCTCAAAAATTCAAACTGCAATCCTTTAAATTGCCTCAGTTTGGAAGTCCCAACCTAAGGGCAGGTACAGATATGGACTTTATGAAAACACATGACATTTCTCCTCCAAAGGCTAAAGTGGATCTAAAAGCACCAGACTTGAAAGTTAGTCACCCAGATGTCAGCCTGAGCTTACCCAAAGCTGATATCAGAGGCCCAGAATACAAAGTGTCATCTCATAGTAAACGCAGATCTGATATCCCAGGTGGAGCGCATTTAAAATTGCAAGCGATGGACATAGATACCGAAGAGACACTGCCACACACTGATAGGAAGTCTAGGAAGGTCAAAGGAAGGACCAGTTATCCCATTGCAGATATTGACTTGCCAAAAGTTGAGTACAAAGCATCTGGTTTGGAGCTGCGAGGTTCAGACCTTAACGATCCCACAGGGAAATTAAACATTCCCAAATCTAAGACTAAATTGGGTAGTCATACAAGAATACCAGACCTTGACGTAGACTCAAGTCTTGCCAGTATTAATGCCTCAGTCCCTAAACTCCCACAGCCAGGGTATGGAGTAGAGGTTTCACAGACAGATTTAAATTTGAGTAGAACTGACCTCAAGGGCAATAAACATCATAGAAAAGCCCCAGCTGGTGAAACTGGCAGAACAAAAAGGAGAAGTCCAAAACAGTCTGAAATTGTCATGTCTATGCCAAATTGTACTCATGGTTCAAACCCCAAAATGTCTGAAGATCAAGAAGGATATTTTGTCACTGCGTTTCCCAAACATGTCAAAGGGGATGTACCAGACGGAAATGGGAGCCTGAAAAATCGGCACAAGGAAGAGTCAAACCATCGATCTCAAACACTCAGAAGTCTCGATTTCAGTGCATCAAATGTGGACCTTGAAGTTCCAGAAGATGAGAACTTAAAAGGGTCAACATTCTGGCTTTCAAAGCTTATATAG